The Clarias gariepinus isolate MV-2021 ecotype Netherlands chromosome 28, CGAR_prim_01v2, whole genome shotgun sequence DNA window tttttatgccaCTATTACCTTGGCTTGCCCATAAGGGACCATCTGATCATTACAGATATCCTCCCAACTttatgtattcttttttttatctgtaaagctgctttgtggcaatgaccattgtttttatgtttggaaATATTAAATGGTTTTGTACTTAATAATGCAGACATTATAAGCATATGATGATATGGAAATGTAAATCTCCCAACCAAACAATACAAATGAGCTGAAGCCTGCTTTTAAACCAAACTGGTCTTCAATAATGCCACAGCAGTCCCATAGGCTGATTGTCCCAATGCCATGCTGCATCGTTACAGTAATTCGCGCTAAAGGAGCCCTGACCAAGAACTattgataagattttttttcttcttttagggTGAGGAGATACTACTTGCCTATCATTAAGCACTAATAGCCATTCTGTGGTTAAGGAGACTCACCTTGAATGATGCACTTTGCAATATCACAAATTTAGGTTAATGCCATTTACAGGTGCATCTTAATAAAATAGCATATCATCagaaagttaatttatttcagttaattaaTTCACAGTTAAATGTGTAgtactctaatcagctaattaactcaaaacatcTACAAAGGTTTCCTGACCCTTTAAATTGCCTCTTAGTCTGGTTTAGTAGGCTATAtaatcatggggaagactgacTACATGAAGAAGCCTACATGTAGATGCAAGGAGTACAACAAGAATAACCATAACCTCACAGAGGATTGTAAAACCCCATTTAAGAATTAATGGGAGACCCATACATACATATCCAGGACATGGACTACAACTGTCACATTCCTTGTGTCATTCCACTCTTGAACTAGAGACAAAGTCAGGGGTGTCTTAACTAGGCTAAGGACAGAATTCACTGGACTGTtttcagtggtccaaagtcctctttttagATAAAGGGAAATTTTCAATTTCATTCGgaaaatcaaggtcccagaggCCGGAGGAAAAAAGGCACacaatccaagttgcttgaggtcTTGGACAGGTCTAAGGTCAGCACAAATAAAAGAGCATCACAGATGCCATGTTTGCTTTGAGAATGCTGATTTAAAAGTATATAGAAGGTCAGGAAGAGTTGCGGTTGTAGATCTAGAAAGAATATGGCATGGTTCCCAAAGAAGCTTAGTGTCTTTGAAGAGCTTTCAAGCTGTATGTGACAAGAGTCAAAATTTTAGTTAAGGCCCCTCTGTACTTTTTCAGGTGGCTCTATATACAGCTGTGACAAAAAGTTTAGAGAGTGAAAAAGTATTCATTTTCATAAAGTCTGACGCTCAAGTGTTTTTGGATGTGTGTGTCAAATGTTACTCTGGTATACTGACgtataattacaaacatttcataagtgtcaaagaCTTTTATTTGACAATGACATTCATTTTATGTAAAGAGTCAATATGTGCATTAATGACCTCTGCAATTCACCCTGACATGCCATCATGAATCAAGAGAAAGCAAAGATAAAAACAATTCCTTTTAAACAGTTTGGCGAGAAAAGATggtttagtgaaaaaaaaaaaaaaaaaaaaagatcaacactgcaaatattgactctctgcataaacttaatgtagttgttaataaaagcctttgatacttatgaaatgcttgtaattatacttcagtataccagagtaacatctgacacaaagatctaaaaacactgaaacaggaGACTTTTGAAAATGAACGTCACATTCTAAACTTTCGGCCCTAGCTGTACAGCAAGGTCATTTCCTATGATTATACTGTAGAAATGAACAGGCAGGTATTGCATGCAGATACAGTGCAGAACACAGCTGGTCACTTAAAATAGACAAACTAACAAGAGGATTTACAAAGTAAAGGCTATACCTTAATTAAATAACCGCTGTCCAACTGATGACCAGAAGCACACATGGATTGTATTTCGTCTTCTTCCTTTTCAACACGTTAATGTACCtgcattgttgttttttaatctttttgccCATGCATAACACTAGATGTAAAATATTTGTCTACAACAGGTCTCACAGCAGGGTCCATAAAGCGCAAGACTGGGTGATGCAAGTATCTTTtgcttctgtaaagctgctttgcaacaataatCATTGTTAAAACCCTgtacaaataatatttaattgaattagtCAATAAATTAGTCATAATccttacagaaataaaaaaaaaagtgcagtttATAGACTCTCACACCAACAGTTTAGGAGCcaacatgaattttattaaattttttctcaGAGGCATTTGACAAGTGGAAGTGTGAGAGGGCACAAGCACGGTTGAAGGGGGTCGTGGTTCATGCTGAAACTGGACCACTTTCTGTAAATTCCACATCACATTCCCACTAAAACATGACTCACCACACAACACAGGCAAGAAATGGTATATTAGAATAAACGGTAGCATCATTTTACATAAGTATTGAGGAAAAACCTTCGTTCGTGGTTTATAAATCAGGTGAgaccattttaaagaaaaaataatttgtaacaAAAATGTTTGTACTATTGATCAAATACCAAATGAACAATGTCTTGATATATCTATGCATAAAATAAAGCCCAATACATGGAAGCCACACcaccaaaaaacagaaaaagcaacACGTTGAGTATTTAAGTAATCAGATCACAATGCAGGCAAACaggaaatacattaaaaaaaagaaagaaaataaaaaatcactcaTTTGTCAAATATAACCATACGTGATctttttttacatcttcattttTCTGTTAGGGAAAATAACTGAGAATTGACCCTAAACTCTAACAAATAGTAATATGTCTCtaatttaaatgtgttcaaGAGGTAGATCAACAATAGTgtaaggagaaagaaaaaaaaaaaaaaaaaaaaacacaaaatattatttgTGCCCCTCCTGTGAACGCAAGGCACGACACACTGAGCCAAGCCAGATCAACTGCTCATGAGGAACTCTGTGTATCGGcacagattatttattttttttacatttttttcccctaacatAGTGAGAGGCACAAGCTCCAATGCCACCCACCTTTGACTCAGCTGAGGTAGACATCATTACTAGTGTGGAAGCATAAATATGCTATTTTACCACAATCATATTTACATTcgcttggaaaaaaaaaaatccatatttcTTCTAAAAGgattcattattttctttcttgcatttctaattcagaaaaaaaaaaatccataaatttCTACATTAATGCTGGCTATAAAGACATCAATTAGTATTGTAACATCAAAAGAATTTGAAACAGTGTGCCTCCCCCAACCCTCACCATGCAGTGATGGACACTCACAGATGTTTGCAGTGTGGAAGTCTGGTGTGATGAAACCCAGCCCACAACTGTCAAAAATAAAGGCTGGCAAAAGAAAAATGCACATGTGCCACAGGGGGCTGGGCTGTGAGAATCTGATGAAGGCTCATCAGTGTGTTACAGCAGGACTTCACACGATCCCTGAACGCTGAAGCTAATCCCTGAATGCTAACTTAACGTTTGTGGGACAATGTACCTGCCAAAATGTGATAAGTATAATTGCTAATTTAAAAATGGCATTGATGCAATATGCATGGTCGGCAACTAtagcttgtttttctttgttgatGTTTCCAGAAGATGGCGGCTCCTCAGCAACACCGAGGTGCTTTACAATATTCCTATCTGGCACAGCAAGCCCTTAAAGCTCACCTACCCAGATGAGCAGACATTCTTATGTACAGTTATTATCTGTCTGCATCATCGAGTAGGGCTCAGGGGTCTTGTGTTAACAGCAgacttatatttttcttaaaaaaataaaaatgttcaagAACTATTAGGTTTTATAAAGTATACAAAATTAcaacaaagcaaaataaaaaaaagaaaggaacatttttcatacatcatttactttttttttttcttcttcttcttctttctgagGTACGCTAGCCTGAGGTAGATCAGTAAAAATGCATATTAACTTGGTTTCCTGGCTAACACCAATCAACACTTCCTGTAAATTGTTAGTGGCAGTGCTGCTCTGCCAGCTATTGTATTTCATCTTATATCTATACTATTTCCTTTATAAAATGCATCTGAATTTATAAAATGCCATTAGCAATACTGGGACAAAATAGTTCTGACTACACCACTTCCGGTCCCATCCCATACCCAGAGCTTTAAAGGACCCCACCCCTAGCCAGGCTAGGAGAGAAATGCCTTGACTTGAAACTCAAAAGCAACAAAAACGTTAAAGGGgaaaacaagagaaaaacaaaacacatcgTGCAGTTACCACACTACGGTAGTGAAGGGGAGACTAGTTGTCATAGCCATGTTCTcatgttgagaaaaaaaattgattatttTAGAAATGCCAGGAGGTGGGCGGGGTGCAAGAGTAGGTGAGATGAACTCCAGAGATGGGCACGTCTCATGCCCCACTCTCTTCTCCATCACCATGCGACGGGGTGAATCATTTTCTCCGTGGTATTGGAGCCCCAGTAGGTGAGGCTTTTGGCTGTTGCCGCCTCACCTGCGAAAGGATCTCTTGAATCTTTCGTTGAGCCAGCTATGAGATGAGATGTAAAGCCATCAATAAactcaaaacaacaacaaaagaaaagtcGTAGTTGGTTTTAAaccaattttaaacaaaaatataagacTGAGGGCTGAGTTACCTGGCTTGAATAGAAATGGCCAGTAATCTTCACTACCACTTGGTCATTTTCATCTGGTGTCTGATCACGAGGAACAACGACCTCCGCACTGGTGAGGTTCTGTAATTCATTGACCTGTATAGAAGTGTGACAAAAAGGTTTGCTTCATGAACGAACAACAGAAAACTCTACCACTGGCGGTGATCGCTTTAAGATTCTACAGAAAGATCAGCCCCCAATACTATCCTATTTAACTTATTGGATTAAAGCAATAACTACTAATATAACAAGCACTATATGCATTTTGTTAACTACGTGTACATACAGTGTTTACAGACATAATTCAATTAGATACAAAAAGAAGTGGATATAAAGCATTCTCAAACTGTTCAGTTGTATCCATTAAGTATGTTATTTCAATTTAAAActttaatgtgatttttaaagGATTTCAATTAAGTGTACATATttttcatatgaaaaaaaaaaaaaaaaacattgaaaaaacaGAGTTTAACAAGTTTATGTAAATTAGAATGCTCCTAGATATCATAAGTACTAATTATTTCTAATCATTTTCAACCTAGATGCATTTCATAGGCGGTGTGGGAAACTAGACACCCCATGTTTGTTAGCAATAAGTTAGCAGGCTAATTTGGCTGAGTAATGTACATGTACACCCCCTTCACTCATTATTTCCCATCCATATTAATGACTGATCTTGAGATCAACCCTTGCTTTTAAACTTAAAGCATTATTGGGaaaccatatttaaaaatagtgtTTCACATTTATGGTGAAAGGCATTTTTTGGTTCAATATGACTTTTATATGAAGTAAATTTCATGCATAAACCACTTAATTAGTTCTTTACCGTTTTGCCCCCTTTACCGATGACCCTGCCAGCAGCAAACGACGGCACTTTAATGTGAGCTTCTAGTTTGACCTCTTCCTTTGGCCCAAAAAAATTCTCCTCCTTCAGCTTTCCAAAGATGCGTCCCTGAGCCTGAGTGATAAagacagaaagggagagagacaaAGCAACATTAAGTATTTGCATCAAATAGTTAGTGTTTCTTATTCCATTTAGAACTTGCACAAGAACGAAGGTGATTCAAGGTGAATAATACGTTTTTATTACTCCTCAAAAGTTCAGTGTTTCCCACAGGAATGGCATCGTTCTCCTGCataggttttttaaaaaaagggccAGCAAATAATACATGTGCGGCCCCGTCCTAGTATACTCTGCAAACACTGCAATCaatgcaattattattttttttttaaaataaacctattGAATTAAAACTGCGAATCTACACTTCTAATTCATTGTAATCCCAAATTGTGGTGCTGTACAAAGAAAATGCTGAGAAAGCACGgcactgtccaaatacttatgacCCAACTGTGTTTTCAGGTATGGTCAGCTATGACCCCAGAGCTACTTAAAAATTAATGTCGGTGGATGACAAAGTGCTACAGGTTTATCAGCTTAAAAGTCCAGTACCTTGAACTGAGCCTCTGGTGGTCCTGAAATAATGACCATCCTCTGCTTGGCATCCATGCCATCAGCAGGAGCAATCTATACAGAGAAATTTAGAAAGGACAATAAACATTCAGCAAATTTAAACACTACACATCAACTGTTAATTTTAGTCATTTACCTACTTTAATTGAGGcaccagcgaaacggctgagcTGCTTTATATGCTGGCCCTGCTTCCCAATGATGGCTCCCACCGCCAGCGCAGGGATAAAGAGATGCACTGTCTCCGACTCGGGCTGCTGCTGACAAAGAAAGTGACTGTACATACTTAGATAAAGAAATGAGGCTTTAATTAGTCAGGTCCATAACcaacaaattaaaaactaaactggacACATCTGTCCTACAAGCTGCTTTAATCAAGTGTCCGATTACTTCtggacttttaaaaaataaggaatTATGCAATATTTATGATGAGTGTTTAAAATAAGGCTCAAAATCTATATTTCAAAGACCTGTACACTTTAAATTAATCATAAATGTGTACAGAGGTAAAATACTTTTGTTCAAATACTTATGAACCTGACTGTGTACAGAATAGTCTGGCATCACTTTGAGGTCCACAGGTCACACTGAAAGGTTCAATTTGTTTCCCAAAGCCTGAAAAATTATCTGTGTCTGCACCCATCCATTTAGGCAGAAGCAGAACCTTGAGACTCTGGACCCAGGATCACCCTGCGGAAACCCTCACAGGAAAAACAGCCAAGTGtgtgcacatttatttttttacaatttgcaaCTAACTTGTGGTTGTAGTCCACTTttcagcaataaataaataaaaatgcagctTGCTTGGAAACATTGCTTTTCTCCAGCTTTATAGCTACAGCTTTAAAACAAAGTCACATGACTGGTTGCATACCGATGCTTTCGCAGCCAAACTTTTATTCAAATGCACAGAACACATAAAAAGGTGCAGGTGTAACAAGTGCATTACAGCTGATCCACCTTCACTCACATACAGCTACTACAGCACTGAAAGGCACACAGTTTTACATGCAGTATTTTCCGCATCTGTGTTACTAGAGGGAGTTAGGCCACTTCATGGCACCAGAAAGACAAAAAGCCAAGAGTAAGAACGAGACCCTTCAGCCAGTCAGAGAACAGCCAACAGCCATGCACTGCACTGCGGTGCGGTTTGGGGGACTTACAGAGTGTGGGCTACTGCTGGAGGACCAAAACGGCACCTCGCTCTGAAACCCGCTGCACTACAGGagaaacacacattaacacgaGGAACACCGCTGCCTGTGCATTCCTGCTACAAGCTACACAAACCAAAACAATACACTGCAACACGGCATCATAAACACTCACTGTTTTTCCACACAAAACtagaaacacaacacacacaacatgcccATATTAGCCTAAAGCCTTCATGCATGCCCACAAAGCAAGAGTCTTCCAGTGTTGATATTATGGCTTCATTCTTCCTCAACACCTGCACCTTTGCGTTTCACTCACCaagatttatttaataagcTCGCAGGTTCAACTAGAAAATTAACATTACTCCTGTCAGGACCTGTTGCTTTCTAAGAATATGAACCAAGAAGACTACAAGCAAGTGAAACTGTCTAATGCTCTTTAGATCTACAATGTACTGACTCGCACTTACCCCAAAAGATGGGTATCCAGCTTGCGTTCCAGAGAGAGGTCCTGGCACCATAGAGGGGGATATCGCTCCTGTTGTCCCACCCGGGAAAAGACCCAGGGCGTTTAAATTCAAGCCAGGAATCAGATTGGATTGGAGCTGCAGACATACGCAGGGAGATTAACATGTTTAAGCCTTTAGCGCAAATGTTAAAATGACTAA harbors:
- the igf2bp3 gene encoding insulin-like growth factor 2 mRNA-binding protein 3 isoform X6: MQLRTRPDIEKLNGFMMENYALKVCYIPDETVLSDPPAMGNRRGGGPRGPPRQASPSLGTRPKLQSDIPLRILVPTQFVGAIIGKEGATIRNITKQTHSKIDIHRKENAGAAEKPITVHSTPEGCSSACRSIMEIMQKEAQDTKITEEIPLKILAHNNFVGRLIGKEGRNLKKIEQDTGTKITISPLQDLTLYNPERTITVKGSIEACARAEEEVMRKIREAYENDVAAMNLQSNLIPGLNLNALGLFPGGTTGAISPSMVPGPLSGTQAGYPSFGCSGFQSEVPFWSSSSSPHSQQPESETVHLFIPALAVGAIIGKQGQHIKQLSRFAGASIKIAPADGMDAKQRMVIISGPPEAQFKAQGRIFGKLKEENFFGPKEEVKLEAHIKVPSFAAGRVIGKGGKTVNELQNLTSAEVVVPRDQTPDENDQVVVKITGHFYSSQLAQRKIQEILSQVRRQQPKASPTGAPIPRRK